One Deltaproteobacteria bacterium genomic window, TGTTTACGTGAGTCATTTTATTTCGTGGCCCCTTATAACCATAAACGCCCGAAAGGAGGGCACATTATGAAGTTACGTCGTTGGTTGAACGTTGCCGGTGCAACGCTCGTCGCAAGTGCACTGGGTCTCTCGTCGACCGTGCTCGCTGACGTCAAAGCTGGTGACACCGTTACCAAAGAAAACATGGCACAAGCGGAAGATCTGCTTACCCCGGCCATGAAGTGGTATGTCGGACATGGCATGCCGATGAAGATCATCGACTACAAGAAGATTGAATGGCCAAAAGCTTACAAAGAAGCAACCGAAAAGTATTCTGGTCAAGTGAAGCTCTCTCCAGATGGCCGCGACATGTTTAACTATGTTGCCGGCGCCCCATTCCCGAAGATTGAAGCCAGTGACCCTCTCGTTGGTTTCAAAATCATGTGGAACCAAGAGCAGAAGCCAGCCTATACCGATAACGTCGGTACAGAATGGATCGTGGAACTCATCAACAGCAAAGGCGAAATGGAACGGCGCTATTCTTCGGGTTTCTGGCGTCGCATGATGTGGACAGGCCGCCTCTATCAAGATCCAAAGCCGGTCGTGCCGCACAACCCGCCGATGCGTTACACTGAGCAGTTTGGCCCACTCTTCGAACCAAGCGACTTGAAAGGCGCTGGGACACTGAGTAACCGCTACATGGCAGCCGACATGCCAGACGATTCCTACATGTACCTCCCTGAACTCCGTCGCGTTCGCCGTATTAGCGTTTCGAACCGTTCTGACGCGTTCTGGGGAACGGACTATGACCTCGACGCACTGTGGGGTTTCAACTCCAAGGTGTCGTTCTGGACATTCCGTCTCTTGGCTGAAAAAGAGATCCTCGCCCCCATGCACGCTGGTGGTTATGGAAAGCGTATTGCTTGTGAACCCTCAGATGGTACCAAGGGCGTCCGTGCCTTCTCGCCTTGCGGCATCAACTGGGAAAAACGGCCAGTGTGGGTCATCGAAGGCCTCCCGACCGCGTACAGCCAATATGCGTTCTCGAAGCGCATTATGTACATCGACAAAGACACCCTGGGCGTGATCTTCATGGAAGCCTATGACCAAGGTGGTGAGCTGTGGCGCTTGTTCTTCAACATGTTTGATTACAACAAGAAGCCCTATGACGGCTATCCAGCTCGTCCCCTCCAAGGTGGTAAGTATAACTACGAAGATGAGTGGGCGTTCGATCCTCATGGAATGACCGCCGATCTCCAGACTGCACACGGCAGCCCGTGGGATGCTCCCTCTGGTTATAGCAAGCCGGCTGACTGGGTGAACGAATGGTATTTCAATGAAAACGTGCCGATCAACACGCCAGAAGCCTTCTCGATCAACTATCTGATCCAGAGCGCTCGCTAGGCTGAAAAGCAACCAGCAGCACGCTTCATCACGTGCTGCTGGTTCTTCCTTACTCACCTCCCCACATCTCCTCACCTTTTGACAACACAATGCAAATTGCGCCGCTTTCCCCTCAAATTTTTTTCTGCTAGTTAATGCCCACGCAAATTTGTCCGTAGAAAGGAAAGAAGGGGAACAATGGCAAATACAGTCAATAAAGCACCGGAAGATAATTCAGTAGAAAAAGCCGTATGGAGCTATGTCGGAACAGGAGTGCTGTGGATCTCTCTTCTGTTGACAGGAATTGCTTTTGAACGTCTTGGTATTTCCTCAAATATACTGACCAGTATCCTCCCCGGAGAAGTGAACACCCTCCGCACCCAAGTCGAAGAACAAACCCGGAATATAGGAAGCCTCAAACTCGAGCGCGATAACCTATTGCAGTTGGAAGGTTCACTTCGTACAGAGATTAGTAAGCTGAAACAACAGATATCTTCAGCTCCTGCCGCTACCCCAGCACCATAAGACACATAAAGATCCTCTTATGATCGAAGTAAAAAATGTGACGAAATACTATGGCCAGGTTTGCGCCCTCAATAACGTCTCATTCGACGTGAAAAAAGGTGAGATCGTTGGCCTTCTGGGTCCCAATGGCTCAGGAAAAACGACCCTGATGCGGATTCTGACTGGGTTTTTTCCTCCTACCGAAGGCAAGGTGAGCGTTGCGGGTATCGACGTTGAAATGGATTCGTTAGGAGCACGCAGCCGCCTGGGCTACTTGCCGGAAAGTGTCGTGCTCTATCCTGACATGACCGTGCGATCGTTCCTCAACTTCTGTGTTCGGGTCAAAGGAAATTCTGCCGAAATGCGGCAAAGCCAAGTCGATCGTGTCCTGCAGCAGTGCTCGCTCGAACACATGGCCCATCGTCACATTGGTACGCTTTCCAAAGGATATCGACAACGTGTCGGGCTCGCCCAGGCGCTCCTATGCGATCCTGAAGTGCTGATTTTGGATGAGCCCACCGTTGGTCTCGATCCCAATCAAGTCATCGAAATGCGCGACTTGATCTCTGGCATGGCAGGCAAAAGGACAATTTTGCTGTCGAGCCATATCCTTCATGAAGTTGGCCTCACCTGCCAACGCGTAGTTATTATCGATAAAGGCAACATTATTGCGGAAGACACCGCCGCCGGACTCAGCGATCGTATCCAGGGAGCAACGCGCACGAATATCCGAGTTGCAGGGCCACAGGCAGAAATTATCAGCGCCCTTCGCGCACTTCCCGGCGTGAAAGACGTCATCGAACAGGAATCGACAGAAAAGGGTCAGGAGGGACACAGCTTCATTGTCACTTCACCTGATCGCACCACGACTCGCGAGATTGCTCAGGCAATTGTAACTCGCGGTTGGGCTTTGTACGAAATGACGCCGATGACGCTCGGCCTTGAAGAGCTGTTTGTCCGCCTGACCGCCCCAACCGACCAGCGCAAAGAGGCAGCATAAGACAGTTGTCAGTGATCAGTTGTCAGTAGTAAAGAGCCTGAAGATCGTAGGCTTCAGGCTGTAGGGAACAAAAGGACTGCGCTTTCTGGTTCTCTTCTATGACTGATCACTGAATACTGAGAATACGGATAACTAACTAAAATTTCCCCGAGGTATCCTATGTCCCAAGCTAGCGGCAGATCGCTCACGAATTTCTGGGCGGTGGTGATCAAGGAACTCCGTTCCTATTTTCTCTCGCCGTTTATCTATCTGATCACTGCCGTGTTCCTGCTCCTCAGTGGCTATTATTTTTACACCGACCTCATTTTCTACGTGCAGTTCGGGTTTGGCATGAACATCATGGGCAGCTTTTGGCAGTTGTTCTTCACCGATCTGCGCTTAGTGGTCTTGTTGACGATCCCATTCCTCACTATCCGTTTGTTCACTGAAGAGAAACGACTTGGAACGATAGAACTGCTCCTGACCTACCCTATGCGTGATAGTGAACTCTTCTGGGGCAAATTCGTCGCCTGTAGCATTGCCACGCTGTTCATTCTGTCTTTTACGATCATTTATCCGATTCTGCTCTACACCATCCAGCCCTTTGATTGGACGATCACCATTGCTGGGTATACAGGACTGGTCCTGATTTCTCTGGCTTTCATCGCTTGTGGGCTGTTCATTTCTTCACTGACGGACAATCTCGGGGTTGCTGGTCTCTCAGCGCTGGGCTTGTCATTACTGTTCTGGATTCTCAGTTGGAACGACGGGGCCATGAACCAAGGCGTGCTCCGCTGGCTCGCCGAAGTCTCGATGGTCACCCATTTTCAGAGTTTTGCCCAAGGTTTCATTGACTCCAAAGAAATTACCTTTTTCATCGTCTTCGTGCTCTTCTTTAGCTTCCTCACACTGCGTTCGCTCGAAGCGCGACAATGGAGGGGACGGAAGTGAGTACTAATCTCCGGAACATTATAAAGTTGATCGTTGGCACGTTTGGCTGTTTTGCCCTGCTGCTCGCGGCGCAGGCGATTCTCGACAATCATAACCACCGTATTGATCTTACACCCGAGAAACGCTTCACTCTGTCGCCGCGCACCGAACAGATTGTGAAAAATCTCACCAAAGACGTGCACGCCTTTGCCTTTATCAATAGTGACCGGCCCGAGAACTTTTTCGTCGAAGACATGCTGTGGCGAATGGGGAATCTGTCGAAGCACCTGCACTACACGATCGTCGACATGAACCGGAACCCAGCCCTGGCCCGCCAATACCACGCGCAACAGTATGGCACGCTAGTGTTCGAGTCAGAGAACCAACAGAAAGGCGTATTGCTCTCGAGTGGCGAAAGCGCCGTCGCCTCAACGTTGCTGCAAGTCACGCGCAATAAAGAAAAGATGATTTATTTTCTCACCGGGCACGGTGAAAATAGCTTATCCGATGAGTCGCCCCACGGCGGCTACTCCAAACTGCGGGGCGCGATTTTTGACGAGACCTATCAGGAGCGACCCCTTTCACTTGGGAACAGCGAGGGCAATGTGCCCGCCGATGCTGATGTCGTTATTATTCTCGGCCCCAAGGGACCATTTCTGCCGGAGGAATTCGCTGCGCTTGATGCGTACATACAACGCGGTGGATCACTCTTCGTGCTATTCGATGTCCACGGTTCACCGTCGATAATTCCATTCCTGGAAAAATACAATGTCCATCTTATGGATGCCGTGGCGGTCGACCCAGCCAAACGGCTCTACGCTGGGGAAGTGATCACCTATCGTGTATCCGCAACTGCCAAGACCCACCCCATGCTGTTGTCGGTCAATGCGCCGCCGATCTTTTCCCTCGCTCGTGTCGTTGAAGTGCGCGAAGATCAAGCAAAGGGCATTGTTGCACGCCCTATTCTTGCGACTTCAGGCAATGGGTTCGCAACCGCGTTTAGTCATATCGGTAAGGACGGCACTGCAACCTATGCGCCTGAACGCGATATCTCTGGCCCTGTCCCGATCGCAGGAGAAGTTGCCATCAGAAACGGCGAGAAAGTGGGACGTATTGCTGTCTTTGGCGACGCCGACATGCTCAACAATAGTTTGCTCGATCAAGGTGGCAATCGCGATCTGTTTGTCAACGCCATCAATTGGCTGGCCAACGATCAAGAGATTCTTGGCGAGCGACCTTCACGCCAGACCGCAGGACAAACAACGTTCATCATGACCGAAAGAGAAGGACGGTGGCTGTTGACGATGAGCACCGTTGTGCTCCCTGGCTTGTTCTTTCTCACTGGAATCGCAGTCTTCTTTTGGCGGAGGCAACACGGATGAGCTGGAC contains:
- a CDS encoding DUF1329 domain-containing protein codes for the protein MKLRRWLNVAGATLVASALGLSSTVLADVKAGDTVTKENMAQAEDLLTPAMKWYVGHGMPMKIIDYKKIEWPKAYKEATEKYSGQVKLSPDGRDMFNYVAGAPFPKIEASDPLVGFKIMWNQEQKPAYTDNVGTEWIVELINSKGEMERRYSSGFWRRMMWTGRLYQDPKPVVPHNPPMRYTEQFGPLFEPSDLKGAGTLSNRYMAADMPDDSYMYLPELRRVRRISVSNRSDAFWGTDYDLDALWGFNSKVSFWTFRLLAEKEILAPMHAGGYGKRIACEPSDGTKGVRAFSPCGINWEKRPVWVIEGLPTAYSQYAFSKRIMYIDKDTLGVIFMEAYDQGGELWRLFFNMFDYNKKPYDGYPARPLQGGKYNYEDEWAFDPHGMTADLQTAHGSPWDAPSGYSKPADWVNEWYFNENVPINTPEAFSINYLIQSAR
- a CDS encoding ABC transporter ATP-binding protein, producing the protein MIEVKNVTKYYGQVCALNNVSFDVKKGEIVGLLGPNGSGKTTLMRILTGFFPPTEGKVSVAGIDVEMDSLGARSRLGYLPESVVLYPDMTVRSFLNFCVRVKGNSAEMRQSQVDRVLQQCSLEHMAHRHIGTLSKGYRQRVGLAQALLCDPEVLILDEPTVGLDPNQVIEMRDLISGMAGKRTILLSSHILHEVGLTCQRVVIIDKGNIIAEDTAAGLSDRIQGATRTNIRVAGPQAEIISALRALPGVKDVIEQESTEKGQEGHSFIVTSPDRTTTREIAQAIVTRGWALYEMTPMTLGLEELFVRLTAPTDQRKEAA